The sequence CCTGCTACACAGGCCCCATGTTCATCGAATCCGGCCACTATGCCCTGATCCTGGCGCTGATCGTTGCCTGTATGCAGGGAACGCTGCCTCTGGCCGGGGCCGTCCGGGGTTATGAAAGACTGATGGCCACGGCCCGGCCGGCAGCCCTGCTGCAGTTTTTCCTTGTGGCACTGGCGTTTGCAACCCTGACATACGCGTACATCACGTCGGATTTCAGCGTCCTGAACGTAGCGGCCAACAGCCATTCGGCCAAACCCCTGCTGTACAAAATCACTGGCGTGTGGGGCAACCACGAGGGATCCATGCTGCTGTGGGTCCTGATCCTGTCGGGGTGCGGAGCCGCACTGGCCCTGTTTCCGCGGACCATGCCCGCCCTTCTGCGCACCCGGGCCCTGGGAATCCATGGGCTTCTGGGCGCCATGACCCTTCTGTACATCCTGGTGGCCTCCAGTCCCTTTGTGCGCCTGCCCCTTTCCCCGGCTGACGGCCAGGACCTGAACCCCCTGCTGCAGGATCCCGGCCTGGCCTTTCATCCACCTTTTCTTTATCTGGGCTATGTGGGCTTTTCGGTGCCTTTCTCCCTGGCCATCGCGGCCCTTCTGGAAAACCGGGCCGACGCGCCATGGGTCCGGCTGGCCCGTCCATGGACACTGGTGGCCTGGATCAGCCTGACCCTGGGGATCGCGCTGGGATCCTGGTGGGCCTATTACGAGCTGGGCTGGGGCGGCTGGTGGTTCTGGGACCCGGTAGAGAATGCTTCCCTGCTTCCCTGGCTGTGCGGCACGGCCCTGGTCCATTCCCTGGTGGTGACAGAGCGGCGCAATGCGCTGAAAGCCTGGACCCTCCTGCTGGCCCTGATCACTTTTGGCCTGTCCCTGCTGGGCACATTCCTGGTGCGCTCGGGCATCATCACCTCGGTCCATGCCTTTGCCACCGATCCCGCCCGGGGCCTGTTCATTCTGGCCATCCTGGCCCTGACCATGGGCAGCGCCCTGACCCTGTACGCCCTGCGCGCGCCCCGTCTGGACCCGGGCCCGACCTTCCCCCCTGTCAGCCGCGAGGGGGCCATCCTTCTGAACAACCTGCTTCTGT is a genomic window of Pseudomonadota bacterium containing:
- a CDS encoding heme lyase CcmF/NrfE family subunit — encoded protein: MFIESGHYALILALIVACMQGTLPLAGAVRGYERLMATARPAALLQFFLVALAFATLTYAYITSDFSVLNVAANSHSAKPLLYKITGVWGNHEGSMLLWVLILSGCGAALALFPRTMPALLRTRALGIHGLLGAMTLLYILVASSPFVRLPLSPADGQDLNPLLQDPGLAFHPPFLYLGYVGFSVPFSLAIAALLENRADAPWVRLARPWTLVAWISLTLGIALGSWWAYYELGWGGWWFWDPVENASLLPWLCGTALVHSLVVTERRNALKAWTLLLALITFGLSLLGTFLVRSGIITSVHAFATDPARGLFILAILALTMGSALTLYALRAPRLDPGPTFPPVSREGAILLNNLLLSTAAATILLGTLYPLLSELLGLGSVTVGPPWFTITVLPLLVPMALAVGAGPFLAWKRGDLRPVLQSAGKAALLTLAITLGTAYALGLKPVLAIAALALGVWILACVASDAADRIHLFRAPVMETLARVRGLPLSFAGMTLAHAGLGIAIIGMAGSLWTSERIVSLRPGQTVDVAGYTLVFEGYRTIPGPNWLADQGTFRVKDMVATLYPEKRWYPVASATTTEAAIHTGLSGNIYVALGNTTPEGAWTVRVWHHPLVVWIWAGAGIMAAGGAVSLAGRRTGKENPA